The genomic region GTTGACGCTTTTGGTTTTGTCTCAAAACTCACCCACCTCGGCATCATCTCCGAGGACCAGCGTGAAGAACTCCTGGAAAAGGCCATGACCGCATACACCGAACGGATAGAGCTTGACCATATCAAGAACCTAATTGCCTTTATCTTCTTCGTCTCCCCCCATGATCGGGAGCATAACTCGTCTGCGAATCTCCGGCGGATAAAGAATACCGCGTGGAATTAGAATGGATTCACCACAGAGTTCACAGAGAATACCGAATATGAATCATACTTTTAATGTTGCACTTTTACTCGGTGTCCTCTGTGGCAAAAAGGTATTACTGAATGAAATCTCTCGTCATTGTTGAATCACCCGCAAAGGCAAAAACCATCGCCAAATATCTCGGCGATGCATTTGATGTGCGCGCCTCTGTCGGCCATATTGCAGACCTCCCGAGCAAAGGTCTCGCGGTCGATGTCGACCATGGATTTAAACCCACCTACGAGCTCACCGAACGGGGAACACAGGTGGTGCGAGAGCTCCGGGCAGCGCTGAAAAGCGCAAGCGCCCTGTATCTCGCGACCGACGAAGACCGCGAGGGTGAAGCGATCTCGTGGCACCTCGTTGAGCACCTGAAACCGAAGATACCGGTGCGGCGCATGGTGTTCCACGAAATCACCAAATCCGCAATCGAACACGCGGTCGCCAATCCACGCGGCATCGATCACGGGCTGGTTGATGCGGCTGAGACCCGCCGGATCCTGGATCGGCTCTTCGGATACGAGGTGTCTCCGGTGCTGTGGCGACGCGTAAATCGCGGCCTATCGGCCGGCCGGGTTCAGAGCCCGGCGCTTCGTCTCGTGGTGGAACGAGAACAGGAACGCATCGCTCATGTCGCTGCAGGATACTGGGGTATCGAGGTCCTGACTGCGACGACACCTCCGTTTACGGCCGTTCTCATCACCCTCGACGGCGCCAAAGTCGCAACGGGCAAGGATTTCGACAGCACGGGTCGTGCCGGCGACAAGGTAATCGTCCTTGACAAGACCCGGGCCCTGGCGCTGGCAGCCGGCCTTGATAAAACGCTTCTCACGGTCCGCAGCGTCGAGGAAAAACCATACCGCTCTTCGCCAAAGGCGCCGTTCATGACGTCAACCCTTCAGCAGGAAGGCGGCCGGAAATTGCGGCTGTCCGCGGCACAGGTCATGCGCATCGCGCAGGGTTTATATGAACGCGGTTTCATCACCTATATGAGGACGGACACGGTGGTGATCTCCGATGAGGCGCTTGCGGAAATCCGCGCGGAAGTGGGAAAGTTATACGGCCAGCAGTACCTCGCTCCAACCACACGCAGCTACTCATCAAAAGTGAAAAATGCCCAGGAAGCGCATGAAGCGATCCGTCCAAGCACGCCGATGCGATCGCCGCGCGAACTTAAGAGTGATCTTAACGCCCAGGATCTTGCCCTGTATGAGCTGATCTGGCAGCGCACGCTCGCTTCGCAGATGGCCGACGCGAACGGCACCACCGTCAGCATTCGGCTGGGCGCACTGAGCAATGGAACTGACTGCGAATTCACGGCAAGCGGCACTACGATCACCTTTGCGGGCTACCGGCAGGTGTACGAGGAATCCGCCGATGACGAAACCGAGATCAGTAAGCGTGAAGCGCTGCTGCCGAAGCTTGCTGTTGGCGACAAGATCGACATTGCGAACGTGACACCGGGTGGACACACGACGCAGCCGCCCGCGCGGTACACCGAAGCTTCACTGATCAAAAAACTCGAGGAACTGGGCATTGGCCGTCCCTCAACCTGGGCGTCCATCATGCAAACGATCGTCAATCGCGGTTATGTCTGGAAAAAAGGCCAGGCGCTCGTACCCAACTGGGTTGCGTTCTCCGTCATTAATCTGCTGGTGAAGCACTTCTCCGGTCTTGTCGACTATAGTTTTACCGCGAACACGGAAGAAGATCTCGACGCGATCGCGCAGGGATTGCAGAAGAAGGAACAGTGGCTCGCTGATTTTTATTTCGGCAATGACCGGGGTCTCGTCGGACTCAAGCAACGCGTTGCAATAAACCTGGACGAGATCGATGCCTCATCGATCAACACCTTCCCCGTCGGCATTGACCCGAAAACCGGCCTTGCAGTCGTGGTTAAGCCGGGGAAATTCGGGCCCTACGTTCGCCGCGGTGAAGAGACGGCAAGCGTTCCCGATACCATGACGCCCGACGAACTGACACTGGAGGCGGCGCTGAAACTGCTCGCCGCGCCAAAGGGGACCGATCCGATCGGCGAAATCGACGGTCTGCCTCTGTTTATCAAGAGCGGTCGCTACGGCGCGTATGTCCAGTGGGGCACTCCTGATGCTCCCCCGCCCGGGCTTGACAAACCGAAAATGGCGTCACTGTTCAAGACAATGGATCCGGCTCACATCACCCTCCCGGACGCAGCGCGGCTGCTGTCGCTCCCGCGTGTGGTCGGCGTTGATCCGGCTGATGGCGTGGCGATCACCGCACAAAATGGCCGCTATGGCCCCTATATCACGAAGGGCAAAGAAAGTCGCACGCTCGCCGGCGAAGAGCAGATCTTCGATATTACCGTCGAACAAGCCCTTGCGCTGCTTGCAACACCGCGCCAGTTCGGACGGCGCGCTGCACCAAGGCCTCCGCTGCGCGAGTTCGGCAATGACCCGGTGAGCGGCAAACCGGTCCTGGCCAAAGAGGGCAAGTTCGGTGTATATGTCACCGATGGGGAAACCAATGCAAGCCTCACGCGGAGCGACCGCCTCGCGGAAATGATACCTGAACGTGCCTATGAACTGCTGGCGATACGTCGTGAAAACGCGGGCAACGGCGACGTGCGCAAAAAACGAACGCCTTCCAAAAAGACGGCCAAGAAGCCTGTGAGAAAAAAGGCCTCGCCGGCATCCGGCTCTCCTGTAAAATCCTGACCGGATAAACCAGAATAACGTTTACCTCTTCTCTTGCAAATTCGCGCCTGTTACGCTACAGTACATCATGCGGAAGAACATATACGACTTTCTCTCCTACCTCAGAAATGAGCGTAACGTTTCTCCTCACACCCTGCGCGGCTATCTCTCAGATCTCGAACAGCTCTCCTCCTTTCTCGGCAAGAAAGAACTTTCTGCCGTAGACCATCAAACGCTTCGGCGATTCATAGCCCACCTCATGCGGGGCGAAGTGAAGAAATCATCCATTGCCAGGAAACTCTCCGCCATCAGATCCTTCTTCAGGTATCTGAACCGCGAAGGCATCCTTACTAACAATCCCGCAAGACTGGTCGCCACGCCGCGCCGCGACAAGCGTCTCCCCTCTGTTCTGACAGCCGACGATGCACTGAGGCTCATGAACTCTCCGAATTCAAAGAAACCCGAAGATCACGCCAGTATGCTGAGAGACCGTGCCGTGCTTGAAACCCTGTACTCCACCGGCATCCGCGCCAGCGAACTCATCGGCATGAACCGGGAAGATATCGACCGCAACGATAGCCTCATCCGCATCAGAGGCAAGGGCCGCAAGGAACGGATCGTACCGATCGGCGGCAAAGCACGAGAAGCGATCGACGCATATCTGGGAGGCCATTCCCGCGACGCTGAAACCTCAGCGGTATTCATCGGGCCGTCAGGAAAACGCTTGACAGCCCGCACGGTTCAGCGTATTTTAGAAAACCATAGAAAGCAGCTGGGCTTGCAACAAAAGGCGAGTCCGCACACGCTCCGGCACAGCTTTGCCACGCACATGCTTGAGTCCGGCGCCGACCTGCGCGCCATTCAGGAACTCCTGGGCCACGCGAGCCTCTCGACCACCCAGCGTTACACGCATGTGAACCTCGACTCGCTGATGGAAGTATATGACAAGGCGCATCCAAATGCGCGGAAGCAGAAGAGATAGACGGGCGAAGGACGACAGACGACGGACGTAAAGACTTAATCGTCCATCGTCATAGTGAGCGAAGCGAACGATCGTCCATCGTCCGTCGTTTATTACACCGGAGGCATCATGAGTGAAATAACACCCCTGCACGGAACAACGATCCTGGCGGTCCGACGGAACGGCAAAACAGCGATCGCCGGCGACGGCCAGGTGACCGTCGGCGCCACCGTGATGAAGCACAATGCGAAAAAGGTCCGCAAAATGTATAATGACAAGGTCCTTGCCGGCTTCGCGGGCGCGACCGCCGATGCGTTCACGCTCTTCGAAAAATTCGAGGCAAAGCTCGATCAGTACCATGGCAATCTCACGCGCGCCGCAGTGGAGCTTGCAAAGGACTGGAGAACGGACAAGGTCCTCCGCCGGCTCGAGGCACTGATGATCGTCGCTGACCATGAGCGTTCATTTATTCTCTCCGGCAACGGAGACGTGATCGAACCTGAAAATGGCATCTCCGCCATCGGCTCAGGCGGCCCCTATGCCCTTGCCGCGGCCCGGGCGCTCGTCGACCACACCAAGCTCGACACCCGTGCGATCGTGGAAGAGGCGATGAAGATCGCTGCGGAGATCTGCATTTATACGAACAATGTAATTTCGATAGAAGAACTGTGACAGCAGGGTTAAGGGTCCAGGTGACGGGTTCAGGGTTGAGAACTGTTGATGCTCCCCTGTACCCTGAACCCCGACCCCTGACCCCTTATTTTTCACTGGAGGTTTTATTGAAAAATTCACTCACACCACGACAGGTTGTCGAAGAGCTCGACAAGTATGTCATCGGCCAGCACAAGGCCAAGCGGGCCGTTGCCATTGCGCTCCGGAACCGCTGGAGACGTCAGCGTCTTGCTGAAGACCTTCGCGACGAGGTCATGCCGAAAAACATCATCATGATCGGTCCCACGGGCGTGGGAAAGACCGAGATCGCCCGCAGGCTGGCAAAGCTTGTCCAGGCCCCCTTTCTCAAGATCGAGGCTTCCAAGTTCACCGAAGTCGGGTATGTGGGCCGTGACGTGGAGTCCATCGTCCGCGACCTTACCGAGATCGGCATCAACATGGTAAAATCCGAGATGACGGAACAAGTCCAGGAAAAGGCAGCGGCCATGGCGGAGGAGCGTCTGCTCGACCTTCTGTTGCCGCCGCCCCGGACGTCGCCGGGGACCGAAACCTCGTCGATTGAGCTGGAAGAGCAGCACACCAGCACGCGCAACAAGCTCCGCCAGCAATTCCGCGAGGGAAAACTTGACGAACGGATGGTGGAACTCGAGCAGAAGGAAAAGGTCATGCCCTTCGGCATTATCTCGAATATCGGCATGGAAGAGATCGAGATGAACCTGAAAGAGATGCTCGGCGGGCTCCTTCCTGAAAAGACCAAGCGTCGCAAGGTCAAGATAACTGACGCACTCCGGCTCCTGCTCCAGGAGGAAGCCGCGAAGCTCATCGACATGGAGAAGGTCATCAAAGAAGCTGTCCAGAGGATCGAGGAGTCCGGCATCGTGTTCCTCGACGAGATCGACAAGATCGCGGGCCGCGAATCACATGGTCCGGATGTGTCCCGCGAAGGTGTACAGCGCGACCTCCTGCCGATCATCGAAGGATCCACGATCACGACCAAGTACGGGCCGGTCAGGACCGATCATATCCTGTTCATCGCCGCCGGCGCGTTCCATGTTTCCAAACCGTCTGACCTGATCCCCGAGCTTCAGGGCAGGTTCCCGATACGGGTCGAGTTGGATTCGCTGGGCAAGGCCGAATTCATCCGGATTCTGACCGAGCCGAAGAACGCGCTCATCAAACAGCAGGTTGCTCTCCTCGCCACGGAAGAGGTCTCGATCTCCTTTTCCACTGACTCGATCGAGGAAATCGCCGACATTGCGGCCAAGGTGAACGAGCGCACGGAGAATATCGGGGCCCGCAGGCTCCACACGGTCATGGAACGCCTGCTTGACGAGATCTCCTTTGACGCGCCTGAGAAAAAGGGCGTCAAGGTCGCCATCAACGCAAGCTATGTGCAGGAGCGCCTCGCCGACGTCCTGAAGAGCGAGGACCTGAGCAGGTACATTTTGTAGCGGCAACTACAGATGACACAGAGAAAACTCTTTTATCCGCAGATTTCGCAGATGGGCGCAGATTTCTAAAAAACATATCAGTTTCGATTTAATCTGTGAAATCTGCGTAATCTGCGGATACTCTTTTGACCTGAGCAGTTACTAAATTTATTTTGAGGTTTATTTAATGGAAAAGCTGATCGAAAAAGCAAAGATCCTTATCGAGGCCATGCCCTACATCCAGACGTTTCGGGGCAAGACCTTTGTGATCAAATACGGCGGGAACGCCATGATCGACGAGAATCTGAAGCAGGGCTTTGCCCAGGACGTGGTGTTGCTGCGGTATATCGGGATCAATCCGGTGATCGTTCATGGCGGCGGACCACAGATCGGCAAGACCATGGAGCAGATGGGGAAGAAATCCACCTTTGTCTCAGGCCACCGGATCACCGACAAAGAGACCATGGACATCGTTGAAATGGTCCTCGGCGGCAAGGTGAACAAGGAAATTGTAAATCTCATCAACCAGGCAGGCGGCAAAGCTATGGGTCTGACAGGCAAGGATGGCGGACTGATCCAGGCAAAGAAGCTGAAAATAATAAAGAAGTCCGAGAGCACGGGAGAAACCGAAACCATCGATATCGGACACGTCGGCGAAGTAACCGAAGTTCGACCCGCTACTCTCGTTGCCCTTGAGCAGGGAGGCTTCATCCCGGTGATCGCGCCTATCGGTGTCGGTGTGCATGGAGAAACCTATAATATTAACGCCGACCTGGTGGCAGGGGCCCTTGCCGGAGCGCTCAAGGCTGAGAAGCTCATCCTGCTGACGGACCAGGTAGGCATTCTGGACAAGGACAAGAACCTCCTCCCGACGCTGAACAAGAAGAAGGTTGAAACCCTCGTTCATAACGGCGTAATCGCGGGCGGCATGCTGCCCAAGACTAAATCATGCTTCGAAGCACTCGATGCCGGCTGCACCAAGGTCCATATCATCGACGGCCGTGTCCCCCATGCCCTCCTGCTCGAGATATTTACGAAGGAAGGCATCGGTACGGAGATCACCAAATAAGAACCCCCTTCGAGCTGTCGAACATGCTCGGCATACAAAAAGGGGGTTACGGATATACCGTAACCCCCTTTAAAAACAGTTTCTCTATACCGCGTGCATTAAAGCGTTGTTAAAACGCCCAGGTAATCTGCAAGAGCGCCCTCTTGGTCTTCTTCACGGTAGCGGTATCCACTTCTTTTTGAGTCAGCTCGAGGTTCCATCTGGCCCCGCTCTTGTCGGACATATACAACATGCCGTCCAGGCCAAGCATGATCAGGGTTGTTTCGTTGCTGCCGACATTCGTGTCCGGATCCAGCATGTCATACCGCGCGAAAACGCCCAACTTGTCGGTGATGTTGAAATCCACAAGGCCGTAATAGCCCTCGTTCTTGCTCGTGCCCCCTGCCGCATCGATGGTTTCTTTGCCCATAAAATAGGTCCCGACAATGCGCCATTTGTCGCGAATGAAGCGGACGAGCAGCCCGTCCTTCGTAAATTCATTGTTAAAGCTGACGCTTTTCGTTGGGTCGTCCGTTTGACTCACACCAAGAGTAGTGGTGTACATCGAGTACACGCCGTCGTAATGGAACAGCCCTGCCGCTGATTTATGCTCGTCAAAGTTAACAAGAGCGGTAGCATACCAGTCCTTGTGATTATTGGCATCGATGGCGTTCGTGGAGTTCATGGCTCCGTTAACAGCGCCAACGGTAACTTCAGCGGGACCCATTTTGAGTTTTGCATCCACACCCTGTGAGCGGGTAAATGGTTTGTAAGGGTTTGCGCTATTGGCCTTGTCATTCAGAACAAGCGCCCGCTGCTCAGCACTGCGGGCGCCCGCGCCGAATACATGAAGGATCTCCGGCAGGATCTCACCAGCGCGCACGGCGATGAATCCGCTGCCGACCGGCTGGTTATACTGGAGATATGCCTCAGCCAGCTTCTTGCGGGACGCGTCTCCCTGCACCACGTTGCTGCCGGCGGTTGAACCCGTGTTTTCATTCAAATACATCTCCGTAAAATAGGAGAATCGGTCGGACAGTGCGCCGCCGGTGTAGAGCGAGAAGGCATGCTGCTCGAACTGCGAGGCGGGGTTCTTTTCCTCTTCGACATATGCCCTGAACTTCCATACCAGGCTGAGGTAATTGTCCAACTTCTGCGTGGTCAGGTCGAAATTGGCTGGCGCGGCCTCAAGACGATGCCCGTTGCCCAAGAACTCAAGTCCAAAGGGAGTGAGCTGCCAAGTCGGCGTCGCGTGACAGCTGTTGCATGCAGAACCCGTCAATCTTGACCATGCCGGGATCGCCATGGCTTGCTGTACCGTCAGAAATAAAAATCCGCCAACGAACATTAAATACACCACTGCCTTTATTTTTTTCAACATCTCTTATCCTCCTTTAGATTTTTTTATTGAAAAAACAGTAAATTTGTTTCAAGACCACAGAGCCATATGATTCCGGTATCACCTCCTTAACCATTTTGTATGCGCTGCTTCGAAAACCACGAATAATCAAAGAAAACGCCCGTGAACGAGGGAGGACGCAGGTTGATGAGGACCCGCACTTTAGGTCATTCACGAGCGCCAATTCAGTCAATGCAAACACACTCCACCACACTAATCCTAAGGTATTTTATTTTTCCTGCCCGAATTTATGTCGATGATGAAAGCAAAATATCAACTCACACATCACCTGTCAAGAGAATTCTCATTGTATCCCAAAATAAAGGCAACTATCTGCAAAAACATCATCGTATGCACCGAAAGATGCAAGTAATCAACAGATGATGTAAAATTGAAGTTATAGTCGCACCGTTCGTTCGTGTTCCTGGTTTCTCTCTCACATAAACAGTTTTATGATCGATCGTCGTTTTAATTATTCGAAGAACTACAGGACCGCTCCAGGCGTTGAGCAATTAAGACGCAGCGATGAAAAAAGAGTCGCGGATGTCCTTATTTGTCCAACCCGAAGAACTCCCTCATCTTCG from Nitrospirota bacterium harbors:
- the hslV gene encoding ATP-dependent protease subunit HslV — encoded protein: MTPLHGTTILAVRRNGKTAIAGDGQVTVGATVMKHNAKKVRKMYNDKVLAGFAGATADAFTLFEKFEAKLDQYHGNLTRAAVELAKDWRTDKVLRRLEALMIVADHERSFILSGNGDVIEPENGISAIGSGGPYALAAARALVDHTKLDTRAIVEEAMKIAAEICIYTNNVISIEEL
- the xerC gene encoding tyrosine recombinase XerC, producing MRKNIYDFLSYLRNERNVSPHTLRGYLSDLEQLSSFLGKKELSAVDHQTLRRFIAHLMRGEVKKSSIARKLSAIRSFFRYLNREGILTNNPARLVATPRRDKRLPSVLTADDALRLMNSPNSKKPEDHASMLRDRAVLETLYSTGIRASELIGMNREDIDRNDSLIRIRGKGRKERIVPIGGKAREAIDAYLGGHSRDAETSAVFIGPSGKRLTARTVQRILENHRKQLGLQQKASPHTLRHSFATHMLESGADLRAIQELLGHASLSTTQRYTHVNLDSLMEVYDKAHPNARKQKR
- the hslU gene encoding ATP-dependent protease ATPase subunit HslU, whose amino-acid sequence is MKNSLTPRQVVEELDKYVIGQHKAKRAVAIALRNRWRRQRLAEDLRDEVMPKNIIMIGPTGVGKTEIARRLAKLVQAPFLKIEASKFTEVGYVGRDVESIVRDLTEIGINMVKSEMTEQVQEKAAAMAEERLLDLLLPPPRTSPGTETSSIELEEQHTSTRNKLRQQFREGKLDERMVELEQKEKVMPFGIISNIGMEEIEMNLKEMLGGLLPEKTKRRKVKITDALRLLLQEEAAKLIDMEKVIKEAVQRIEESGIVFLDEIDKIAGRESHGPDVSREGVQRDLLPIIEGSTITTKYGPVRTDHILFIAAGAFHVSKPSDLIPELQGRFPIRVELDSLGKAEFIRILTEPKNALIKQQVALLATEEVSISFSTDSIEEIADIAAKVNERTENIGARRLHTVMERLLDEISFDAPEKKGVKVAINASYVQERLADVLKSEDLSRYIL
- the argB gene encoding acetylglutamate kinase, with protein sequence MEKLIEKAKILIEAMPYIQTFRGKTFVIKYGGNAMIDENLKQGFAQDVVLLRYIGINPVIVHGGGPQIGKTMEQMGKKSTFVSGHRITDKETMDIVEMVLGGKVNKEIVNLINQAGGKAMGLTGKDGGLIQAKKLKIIKKSESTGETETIDIGHVGEVTEVRPATLVALEQGGFIPVIAPIGVGVHGETYNINADLVAGALAGALKAEKLILLTDQVGILDKDKNLLPTLNKKKVETLVHNGVIAGGMLPKTKSCFEALDAGCTKVHIIDGRVPHALLLEIFTKEGIGTEITK
- the topA gene encoding type I DNA topoisomerase, whose product is MKSLVIVESPAKAKTIAKYLGDAFDVRASVGHIADLPSKGLAVDVDHGFKPTYELTERGTQVVRELRAALKSASALYLATDEDREGEAISWHLVEHLKPKIPVRRMVFHEITKSAIEHAVANPRGIDHGLVDAAETRRILDRLFGYEVSPVLWRRVNRGLSAGRVQSPALRLVVEREQERIAHVAAGYWGIEVLTATTPPFTAVLITLDGAKVATGKDFDSTGRAGDKVIVLDKTRALALAAGLDKTLLTVRSVEEKPYRSSPKAPFMTSTLQQEGGRKLRLSAAQVMRIAQGLYERGFITYMRTDTVVISDEALAEIRAEVGKLYGQQYLAPTTRSYSSKVKNAQEAHEAIRPSTPMRSPRELKSDLNAQDLALYELIWQRTLASQMADANGTTVSIRLGALSNGTDCEFTASGTTITFAGYRQVYEESADDETEISKREALLPKLAVGDKIDIANVTPGGHTTQPPARYTEASLIKKLEELGIGRPSTWASIMQTIVNRGYVWKKGQALVPNWVAFSVINLLVKHFSGLVDYSFTANTEEDLDAIAQGLQKKEQWLADFYFGNDRGLVGLKQRVAINLDEIDASSINTFPVGIDPKTGLAVVVKPGKFGPYVRRGEETASVPDTMTPDELTLEAALKLLAAPKGTDPIGEIDGLPLFIKSGRYGAYVQWGTPDAPPPGLDKPKMASLFKTMDPAHITLPDAARLLSLPRVVGVDPADGVAITAQNGRYGPYITKGKESRTLAGEEQIFDITVEQALALLATPRQFGRRAAPRPPLREFGNDPVSGKPVLAKEGKFGVYVTDGETNASLTRSDRLAEMIPERAYELLAIRRENAGNGDVRKKRTPSKKTAKKPVRKKASPASGSPVKS